From a single Callithrix jacchus isolate 240 chromosome 5, calJac240_pri, whole genome shotgun sequence genomic region:
- the PROKR2 gene encoding prokineticin receptor 2, producing the protein MAAQNGNTSFAPNFNPPQDHASSLSFNFSYGDYDLPMDEDEDMTKTRTFFAAKIVIGIALAGIMLVCGVGNFVFIAALTRYKKLRNLTNLLIANLAISDFLVAIICCPFEMDYYVVRQLSWEHGHVLCASVNYLRTVSLYVSTNALLAIAIDRYLAIVHPLKPRMNYQTASFLIALVWVVSILIAIPSAYFATETVLFIVKSQEKIFCGQIWPVDQQLYYKSYFLFIFGVEFVGPVVTMTLCYARISQELWFKAVPGFQTEQIRKRLRCRRKTVLVLMCILTAYVLCWAPFYGFTIVRDFFPTVFVKEKHYLTAFYVVECIAMSNSMINTVCFVTVKNNTMKYFKKMMLLHWHPSQRGSKSSADLDLKTNGVPATEEVDCIRLK; encoded by the exons ATGGCAGCCCAGAATGGAAACACCAGTTTTGCACCCAACTTTAATCCACCCCAAGACCatgcctcctccctctcctttaaCTTCAGTTATGGTGATTACGACCTCCCTATGGATGAGGACGAGGACATGACCAAGACCCGGACCTTCTTCGCAGCCAAGATCGTCATCGGCATTGCCCTGGCAGGCATCATGCTGGTCTGTGGTGTCGGTAACTTTGTCTTTATTGCTGCCCTCACCCGCTATAAGAAGCTGCGCAACCTCACAAATCTGCTCATTGCCAACCTGGCCATCTCCGACTTCCTGGTGGCCATCATCTGCTGCCCCTTCGAGATGGACTACTATGTGGTCCGGCAGCTCTCCTGGGAGCATGGCCACGTGCTCTGTGCCTCCGTCAACTACCTGCGCACCGTCTCCCTCTACGTCTCCACCAATGCCTTGCTGGCCATCGCCATTGACAG ATACCTTGCCATCGTTCACCCCTTGAAACCACGAATGAACTACCAAACGGCCTCCTTCCTGATCGCCCTGGTCTGGGTGGTATCCATTCTCATTGCCATCCCATCAGCCTACTTTGCAACAGAAACTGTCCTCTTTATTGTCAAGAGCCAGGAGAAGATCTTCTGTGGCCAGATCTGGCCCGTGGATCAGCAGCTCTACTACAAGTCCTACTTCCTCTTCATCTTTGGTGTGGAGTTCGTGGGTCCTGTGGTCACCATGACCCTTTGCTATGCCAGGATCTCCCAGGAGCTCTGGTTCAAGGCAGTCCCTGGGTTCCAGACAGAGCAGATCCGTAAGCGGCTGCGCTGCCGCAGGAAGACGGTCCTGGTGCTCATGTGCATCCTCACGGCCTACGTGCTGTGCTGGGCACCCTTCTACGGTTTCACCATCGTACGCGACTTCTTCCCCACCGTGTTCGTAAAGGAAAAGCACTACCTCACCGCCTTCTACGTGGTCGAGTGCATCGCCATGAGCAACAGCATGATCAACACCGTGTGCTTCGTGACGGTCAAGAACAACACCATGAAATATTTCAAGAAGATGATGCTGCTGCACTGGCATCCCTCCCAGCGGGGGAGCAAGTCCAGCGCCGACCTTGACCTTAAGACAAACGGGGTGCCTGCCACAGAAGAGGTGGACTGTATCAGGCTGAAGTGA